The Nitrospirota bacterium nucleotide sequence CGGAGATTGCCGGCTCCCTTTGAGCAGACGCGGCTGGACTCTGGTCTTGTTTCGCCGCCCCCGGCTGGAAATCTCCCGCTCCCGCATCAGCCCCGATTTTCTTGCTGCAGCCGGGCGCCAGCAGGAGCAGCCCCCCCATCGCTCCCACGAGACAGACCGATTGCCATGCACGCCGCATTGTCATCGCTCCCTCCATTGATGCCCCGTTGTTTTCACTCCAGAGCAAGCACGCCGCAGCCCCCTCAGGCCGGCGACCAGGACGGGGAACTGTGATGCGACCCGCCCGAAGTCAGCCGCTCCAGATCCAACCCTTCGCTGGTGATCATGTAGATGTGGCTTTTCCCTCCCGAGGTCGAACTGAACACCAGATGGCGCCCGTCCGGCGACCAGGAAGGCGAGTCGTCCACGCCGGTGCCGGCCGTGATCTGGATTCGCTTCAGCCCGTCCGGGGTGATCAGGCACAGCTTGTATTGCCGTTCCTGCGTGCGGCAGACGTGTGCGATCCAGTTGCCCTTCGGCGACCAGGCCGGGGCGGCGTTGTAATCCCCCTCGAACGTGAGCCGGCGCAGGTTGGAGCCGTCCGCGCCCATGAGGTAGATCTGGGGCCCTCCGCCCCGATCCGAGACGAACGCTAGCTCCCGCCCCGTGGGCGACCAGGACGGGGAAAGGTCGCCGGCGGAGTGGTTGGTCAAGCGCATCGTGGCTTTGGTGCCGAAATCGAACTTGTAGATCTCCGAGTTTCCGTGCTGACTGCTCGCGAAGGCCAGCTCGCGCCCGTCCGGCGAAAAAGCCGGCGTGATGTTCAACCCGTCCGTCGAGACCAGCGTGGACCGCTTGCCGGTGGCCAGCTCGATCAGGTCGATGTCCTGCTTGCTCCGGCTCCGATAGGCGGTGAAGACCAGAAAGCGCCGATCCGGCGACCAGCGGGGCATGAGGTTCAGAAACCCGTCCGCGGTGACCTGGCGGGGGTTGTACCCGTCGTAGTCCATGAGATAGAGCTCGCGCCCGCCCCGCTGCTCGGACACGAACGCGATTTTCGTCCGGGCGATGCCCGGCTCCCCCGTGTACCGGTACACGAGCTCGTCCGCCAAGCGGTGCACCATCAGCCGCAGCACGCTCGGCAGTCCCACGTAGCGCTTGCCGACCATTCCCTCATTCTTTGCGCCGTCGTACAG carries:
- the tolB gene encoding Tol-Pal system beta propeller repeat protein TolB — encoded protein: MKTVKRILLLSFLLLAVLLGRLLESDAADVFLEATRPDFQKIPIAVLWFQDRGLSDRPGERAAEVLKKDLHRSQIFSVVDAVKLGIRPEDINDPQKALFKRAAENGVTAAVWGNIATRDADLVMDGYLYDGAKNEGMVGKRYVGLPSVLRLMVHRLADELVYRYTGEPGIARTKIAFVSEQRGGRELYLMDYDGYNPRQVTADGFLNLMPRWSPDRRFLVFTAYRSRSKQDIDLIELATGKRSTLVSTDGLNITPAFSPDGRELAFASSQHGNSEIYKFDFGTKATMRLTNHSAGDLSPSWSPTGRELAFVSDRGGGPQIYLMGADGSNLRRLTFEGDYNAAPAWSPKGNWIAHVCRTQERQYKLCLITPDGLKRIQITAGTGVDDSPSWSPDGRHLVFSSTSGGKSHIYMITSEGLDLERLTSGGSHHSSPSWSPA